A portion of the Cryptomeria japonica chromosome 5, Sugi_1.0, whole genome shotgun sequence genome contains these proteins:
- the LOC131876076 gene encoding DNA-directed RNA polymerase subunit beta-like, whose protein sequence is MQLNHCELINLQSPFYRLSKRSNEEQMVYLLPGEDEYYRIATGNSLALNQGVPEEQFTPTRFQQEFLFFAWDQIHFRSIFPSQYFSVGVCLIPFIEHNDANRALMGSNMQRQAVPLVQPEKCIVGTGLEGQAALDSGSEAIAKQGGKIKYIDGENITITSSVDRNNIEIELILYQRSNSDTCMHQKPRVRQGEYVKRGQIIADSAATARGELSLGKNILVAYMPWEGYNFEDAILISERLVYQDIFNCFQIVRYEIGIYFTNQGPEVITREIPHLDAYLLRHRDENGLVMIGSWMETGDVLVGKLILEAEEDSLLNTPEGKLLQALFDIKAPTGKENCFRVPKGVKGRVIDVRCFQEFEEDDYLGDIVEKVHVYILQKHKIQVGDKVAGRHGNKGIISKILPRHGLDTLYLVPLGAPQRGRGRSVARVLGEGEDAGEVDEGDDDGDVDGIGPSLFVSTLFIFGALAVDVALGGIWMASIGFFSLIWAKVFVLG, encoded by the exons ATGCAACTCAACCATTGCG AACTTATCAATTTACAAAGTCCATTCTATAGGCTATCTAAGAGATCGAACGAAGAACAAATGGTTTATCTATTACCGGGAGAAGATGAATACTACCGGATAGCTACAGGAAATTCTCTGGCATTAAATCAAGGGGTTCCAGAGGAACAATTTACTCCAACTCGATTTCaacaagaatttttattttttgcatggGACCAAATTCATTTCAGAAGTATTTTTCCTTCCCAATATTTTTCCGTTGGAGTTTGCCTTATTCCTTTTATCGAGCATAATGATGCGAATCGTGCTTTAATGGGTTCTAATATGCAGCGTCAAGCAGTTCCACTTGTTCAACCTGAGAAGTGTATTGTCGGAACTGGATTGGAGGGTCAAGCAGCTCTAGATTCAGGAAGTGAAGCTATAGCTAAGCAAGGGGGAAAAATAAAGTATATTGATGGTGAAAATATCACCATAACTTCATCTGTTGATCGaaacaatatagaaatagaatTGATTCTATATCAACGTTCTAATAGCGATACTTGTATGCATCAAAAACCCCGAGTTCGCCAAGGGGAGTATGTAAAGAGGGGACAAATTATAGCAGACAGTGCAGCTACAGCAAGGGGAGAACTTTCTTTGGGAAAAAACATCTTAGTGGCCTATATGCCATGGGAAGGATACAATTTTGAAGATGCAATACTTATTAGTGAACGTCTGGTATATCAAGACATTTTTAATTGTTTCCAAATCGTAAGATACGAAATTGGAATTTATTTTACGAACCAGGGCCCTGAAGTAATAACTAGAGAAATACCTCATTTAGATGCTTACTTACTTCGTCATCGGGACGAAAACGGCCTTGTAATGATAGGATCTTGGATGGAAACAGGTGATGTATTAGTAGGTAAATTGATACTGGAAGCAGAAGAAGACTCACTATTAAATACTCCAGAAGGAAAATTATTACAAGCTTTATTTGATATTAAGGCACCTACTGGAAAAGAAAATTGTTTTAGAGTCCCTAAAGGTGTAAAAGGTCGAGTTATCGATGTGAGATGCTTTCAGGAGTTCGAGGAAGATGATTATCTCGGCGATATTGTAGAAAAAGTTCATGTATATATTTTACAAAAACATAAAATACAAGTAGGCGATAAAGTAGCTGGAAGGCATGGTAATAAAGgtattatttcaaaaattttgcccAGGCATGGTCTGGATACTTTATACTTAGTGCCATTAGGTGCACCACAA agagggagagggaggagtgTTGCTCGGGTTCTGGGAGAAGGAGAAGATGCAGGGGAGGTGGATGAGGGAGACGATGATGGAGATGTAGATGGTATTGGTCCTAGTCTATTTGTCTCGACCCTGTTTATTTTTGGGGCTTTGGCAGTTGATGTTGCTCTCGGTGGTATATGGATGGCCTCAATTGGGTTCTTTTCCTTGATCTGGGCCAAAGTTTTTGTGCTTGGGTGA